A stretch of the Ensifer sp. PDNC004 genome encodes the following:
- a CDS encoding HutD family protein produces the protein MKVLRAKDYKRMPWKNGGGETVEIAIFPEKASLGDFDWRASMATVATDGPFSSFPGIDRTLSILQGKGMRLMIEGRAPALMTGETAPLPFPADVATSATLVDGPIVDLNVMTRRGKLAHSVQRLAIDHPHRAESLGGTTLLLCHGGAARLTAGETTADLAAGDTAVLTGATAVTIEPAASAVLFLITIDKPAA, from the coding sequence ATGAAGGTCCTGCGCGCGAAAGACTACAAGCGCATGCCGTGGAAGAACGGCGGGGGCGAGACGGTGGAGATCGCCATTTTCCCCGAGAAGGCCTCGCTTGGCGATTTCGACTGGCGCGCCAGCATGGCGACCGTTGCCACCGACGGCCCCTTCTCCAGCTTTCCCGGCATCGACCGCACGCTGTCCATCCTTCAGGGCAAGGGTATGCGGCTGATGATCGAGGGGCGCGCGCCCGCCTTGATGACCGGCGAGACGGCGCCGCTCCCCTTCCCTGCCGACGTCGCAACCTCGGCGACGCTCGTCGATGGTCCGATCGTCGACCTCAATGTCATGACACGGCGCGGAAAGCTCGCGCACTCGGTTCAGCGCCTGGCGATAGACCACCCGCACAGGGCGGAAAGCCTGGGGGGCACGACCCTCCTGCTTTGCCACGGCGGCGCCGCGCGGCTGACCGCAGGCGAGACCACTGCCGACCTCGCAGCGGGCGACACGGCGGTGCTCACGGGCGCAACCGCCGTCACCATCGAACCGGCGGCCTCTGCCGTCCTCTTCCTGATCACAATCGACAAGCCGGCCGCCTGA
- the hutC gene encoding histidine utilization repressor — translation MTALGKRNETTAFEDGPVPRYEAVKQFIRSRIESGEWPAHHRIPSENEIVADLGVSRMTANRALRELATEGAITRVQGVGSFVAAHKGSTALLEVRNIADEIHERGHAHTSLMTLLKEEVATPDIGYALGLATGARVFHSIMVHSENGLPIQIEDRFVNPAICPRYLEQDFQAMTPNAYLTAMAPITRTEQIVEAVAPQLWECKLLGIDRNEPCLMIRRRTWSDAGNVTTARLLYPGTRYRLEGMSQ, via the coding sequence ATGACGGCACTGGGAAAACGGAACGAGACGACCGCTTTCGAAGACGGCCCGGTGCCGCGCTACGAGGCGGTCAAGCAGTTCATCCGCAGCCGCATCGAGAGCGGCGAATGGCCCGCCCATCATCGCATTCCCTCGGAAAACGAGATCGTCGCCGACCTCGGCGTCAGCCGCATGACCGCCAACCGGGCGCTCAGGGAACTGGCAACCGAAGGCGCGATCACGCGGGTGCAGGGCGTCGGCTCCTTCGTGGCGGCCCACAAGGGCAGCACCGCGCTGCTTGAAGTGCGCAACATTGCCGACGAGATCCACGAACGTGGCCACGCCCATACGTCGTTGATGACGCTGCTCAAGGAAGAGGTCGCGACGCCTGACATCGGCTATGCGCTGGGCCTTGCCACCGGGGCCCGCGTCTTTCACTCGATCATGGTGCATTCGGAAAACGGGCTGCCGATCCAGATCGAGGATCGTTTCGTCAATCCGGCGATCTGCCCGCGCTATCTGGAACAGGATTTCCAGGCGATGACGCCGAACGCCTATCTCACCGCAATGGCGCCGATCACCCGCACCGAGCAGATCGTCGAAGCGGTGGCGCCGCAGCTCTGGGAATGCAAGCTGCTCGGCATCGACCGCAACGAGCCATGCCTGATGATCCGGCGCCGCACCTGGTCGGACGCCGGCAATGTGACGACGGCGCGGCTGCTCTATCCCGGCACGCGCTATCGGCTGGAAGGCATGTCGCAGTAG
- the hutH gene encoding histidine ammonia-lyase, with the protein MSENVVLDAPLTWKQIAAVANGAPLALSATARQRIVHARRVVDALVERGIRGYGINTGVGALCDVVIDRENQQALSRNIILSHSCGVGEPLARPEARAVMAAQIANFAHGYSGVRIETVEALLALLNANLIPYIPSRGSVGYLTHAAAIGLVLIGHGIVDDGKDKISGIEALARIGLKPLRLEAKEGLSLVNGTPCATGLAALALSRATHLFDWADAAAAMTYENLGSQANAFAAGPLALRRSDGLDAVGATLRAYLADSPMLAETAGTRTQDPLSLRAVPHVHGAARDALAQVAEVVDRELASLTDNPAVSGTPEAPEVHSQAHAVGAALGLAMDSLAVAIAEVAAISERRIDRLVNPLVSRLPAFLAGDSGVASGFMIAQYTAASLAAENRRLAAPASLDGGITSALQEDILTHATPAAWKALAIADNLETILSIELLAATQAYDLQPRGRAARTGALYRRIRADIPTYADDRPLNGDFARMRTLIEGGTP; encoded by the coding sequence ATGAGTGAGAATGTAGTCCTCGATGCGCCGCTGACCTGGAAGCAAATCGCAGCGGTCGCCAATGGCGCACCGCTCGCGCTTTCCGCTACGGCACGCCAGCGCATCGTCCACGCTCGCCGGGTCGTCGACGCTCTGGTCGAGCGCGGCATCCGCGGCTACGGCATCAACACCGGCGTCGGCGCGCTCTGCGACGTCGTCATCGACCGCGAGAACCAGCAGGCGCTGTCGCGCAACATCATCCTCAGCCATTCCTGCGGCGTTGGCGAGCCGCTTGCCCGGCCCGAAGCCCGGGCGGTGATGGCCGCCCAGATCGCTAACTTCGCCCACGGCTATTCCGGCGTGCGCATCGAGACAGTCGAGGCGCTGCTGGCACTGCTCAACGCCAACCTCATCCCCTACATCCCCTCGCGCGGCTCCGTCGGTTATCTCACCCATGCAGCGGCGATCGGCCTCGTGCTGATCGGCCACGGCATCGTCGATGACGGCAAGGACAAGATCAGCGGCATCGAGGCGCTCGCGCGGATCGGCCTCAAGCCGCTCAGGCTCGAAGCTAAGGAGGGCCTGAGCCTCGTCAACGGCACACCCTGCGCCACCGGCCTTGCGGCGCTTGCGCTTTCGCGCGCCACGCATCTCTTCGACTGGGCGGATGCCGCCGCCGCCATGACCTATGAAAACCTCGGCAGCCAGGCCAATGCCTTTGCCGCCGGCCCGCTGGCGCTTCGTCGCTCGGACGGATTGGACGCGGTCGGAGCAACGCTACGCGCCTATCTCGCCGATAGCCCGATGCTGGCCGAGACTGCCGGCACCCGCACGCAGGATCCCTTGAGCCTTCGCGCTGTGCCCCACGTGCACGGGGCCGCGCGCGATGCGCTCGCCCAGGTCGCCGAAGTCGTCGACCGCGAGCTTGCAAGCCTCACCGACAACCCGGCCGTGTCGGGCACGCCTGAGGCGCCGGAAGTGCATTCGCAGGCCCATGCGGTGGGTGCAGCCCTCGGCCTTGCCATGGACAGCCTGGCCGTCGCCATTGCCGAAGTCGCCGCCATTTCCGAGCGGCGCATCGACCGGTTGGTCAATCCGCTGGTGAGTCGCCTCCCGGCCTTCCTTGCCGGGGACAGCGGCGTTGCCTCCGGCTTCATGATCGCGCAATACACGGCCGCCTCGCTCGCCGCCGAAAACCGGCGCCTGGCCGCACCCGCAAGCCTTGACGGCGGCATCACCTCGGCGCTGCAGGAGGATATCCTCACCCATGCGACGCCCGCCGCCTGGAAGGCGCTCGCAATCGCCGACAATCTCGAAACGATCCTTTCGATCGAGCTGCTCGCCGCGACGCAAGCCTATGACCTGCAGCCGCGTGGCCGCGCTGCCCGCACCGGCGCGCTCTACCGGCGCATCCGTGCGGACATTCCCACCTATGCCGACGACCGGCCGCTCAACGGCGACTTCGCCCGCATGCGCACGCTGATCGAAGGAGGCACGCCATGA
- a CDS encoding proline/glycine betaine ABC transporter permease, whose translation MFPDSLNLSIRGPVNDFIQALVSGYGWVFKAISAVILKAVLFIEWILRGLPWWVVILIFMALAWQSSKRWGLTVAVGVLLFFVGVLGLWDLTMQTLALMLMATIVSVIIGVPMGIFVAKSRTVRSITLPVLDVMQTMPSFVYLIPALMLFGLGKVPAILATIIYAVPPLIRLTDLGIRQVDHEVVEAATAFGGSPNQILFGVELPLATPTIMAGLNQTIMMALSMVVVASMIGARGLGEQVLNGIQTLDVGKGLEAGIGIVILAIVLDRITQGFGKSRTEDPRNG comes from the coding sequence ATGTTTCCGGATTCTCTCAATCTCTCCATTCGCGGGCCGGTGAACGACTTCATCCAGGCGCTGGTCAGCGGCTATGGCTGGGTCTTCAAGGCGATCAGCGCCGTCATTCTGAAAGCCGTTCTGTTCATCGAATGGATCCTGCGCGGCCTGCCCTGGTGGGTCGTCATCCTCATCTTCATGGCGCTCGCCTGGCAGAGCTCCAAGCGCTGGGGCCTGACGGTCGCCGTCGGCGTGCTTCTGTTCTTCGTCGGCGTTCTCGGCCTCTGGGACCTGACGATGCAGACGCTGGCGCTGATGCTGATGGCAACGATCGTCTCGGTCATCATCGGCGTTCCCATGGGCATCTTCGTCGCCAAGAGCCGGACGGTGCGCAGCATCACCCTGCCGGTGCTCGACGTCATGCAGACGATGCCGAGCTTCGTCTACCTGATCCCGGCGCTGATGCTCTTCGGCCTCGGCAAGGTGCCGGCGATCCTTGCCACCATCATCTACGCCGTGCCACCGCTCATCCGCCTCACCGATCTCGGCATCCGTCAGGTCGACCATGAGGTCGTGGAAGCTGCGACCGCCTTTGGCGGCAGCCCCAACCAGATCCTCTTCGGCGTCGAGCTGCCGCTCGCCACGCCGACAATTATGGCCGGCCTCAACCAGACGATCATGATGGCGCTGTCGATGGTGGTCGTCGCCTCGATGATCGGCGCCCGCGGCCTCGGCGAGCAGGTTCTGAACGGCATCCAGACGCTCGACGTCGGCAAGGGGCTGGAAGCCGGCATAGGCATCGTCATTCTGGCGATCGTTCTCGATCGCATCACGCAAGGCTTCGGCAAGAGCCGGACGGAGGATCCCCGCAATGGCTGA
- the hutF gene encoding formimidoylglutamate deiminase yields MASFPVNRIFAERALLPGGWAENVAISLDASGRIAAIETGSAAAGSDERTAGPLIPAIANLHSHAFQRAMAGLAEVAGSGDDSFWTWREEMYRTVGLVNPDDVEAIAAKLYMEMLKGGFGHVAEFHYLHHQADGTPYADPAEMSLRILAAARTTGIGLTHLPVFYAHANFGGVAPNPGQRPFLHDPERFLALLERLAPLCRDADQTLGYAIHSLRAATPEEMRIILDAAPVAGPIHIHVAEQTKEVDDSLAWSGRRPVEWLLDEMPVDARWCAIHATHLTESERQRLARSGAVAGLCPATEANLGDGIFPAVDFMAEGGAIGVGTDSHVATSVAEELRLLEYGQRLRDRRRNRLATGPGASIGRTIFDAAHKGGAQAAGQKTTGITVGARADFVVLDGSNPYIAAATDNQILDRWLFALGGETVRDVMVAGAWKIRNGRHDREDDIDRAFARVLMKLK; encoded by the coding sequence ATGGCTAGTTTTCCCGTCAACCGGATCTTTGCAGAGCGGGCTCTCCTGCCCGGCGGCTGGGCCGAGAACGTCGCGATTTCGCTCGACGCGTCCGGTCGCATTGCAGCGATCGAAACCGGCAGCGCCGCCGCTGGCAGCGACGAGCGCACGGCCGGCCCGCTGATCCCGGCGATCGCCAACCTTCATTCCCACGCCTTCCAGCGCGCCATGGCCGGCCTTGCCGAAGTGGCGGGCAGCGGCGACGACAGCTTCTGGACCTGGCGCGAGGAAATGTATCGCACCGTCGGGCTGGTAAACCCTGACGATGTCGAGGCGATCGCCGCCAAGCTCTATATGGAAATGCTGAAGGGCGGTTTCGGACACGTCGCCGAATTCCACTACCTGCACCACCAGGCCGATGGCACGCCCTATGCCGACCCCGCCGAGATGTCGCTGCGCATTCTCGCCGCCGCTCGCACGACCGGCATCGGCCTTACCCATCTACCTGTCTTCTACGCCCACGCCAATTTCGGCGGCGTCGCGCCCAATCCCGGCCAGCGGCCGTTCCTCCATGATCCCGAGCGTTTCCTGGCACTGCTTGAGCGGCTCGCGCCGCTCTGCCGCGACGCGGACCAAACGCTCGGCTATGCCATCCATTCGCTGCGCGCGGCGACGCCTGAGGAGATGCGCATCATCCTCGATGCCGCACCTGTTGCCGGTCCGATCCACATCCATGTGGCCGAGCAGACCAAGGAAGTCGACGACAGCCTCGCCTGGAGCGGCCGCCGCCCGGTCGAGTGGCTGCTCGATGAAATGCCCGTCGACGCACGCTGGTGCGCAATCCACGCAACGCATCTGACGGAAAGCGAACGGCAGCGTCTGGCGCGTTCGGGCGCCGTTGCCGGTCTCTGCCCGGCGACCGAGGCCAATCTCGGCGACGGCATCTTCCCGGCGGTCGATTTCATGGCCGAAGGCGGCGCCATCGGCGTCGGCACCGATAGCCATGTGGCGACCAGCGTTGCCGAGGAACTGCGGCTGCTCGAATACGGCCAGCGGCTGCGCGATCGCCGCCGCAACCGGCTCGCGACCGGCCCCGGCGCCTCGATCGGCCGGACGATCTTCGACGCTGCCCATAAGGGCGGCGCCCAGGCGGCCGGCCAGAAGACGACCGGCATCACCGTTGGCGCGCGCGCCGATTTCGTCGTGCTCGACGGCAGCAATCCCTACATCGCCGCCGCCACCGACAACCAGATCCTCGACCGCTGGCTCTTTGCGCTCGGCGGCGAGACTGTCCGCGACGTCATGGTCGCGGGCGCGTGGAAGATCCGGAACGGACGCCACGACCGGGAGGACGATATCGACCGTGCCTTCGCGCGGGTGCTGATGAAACTGAAGTAA
- a CDS encoding acetyltransferase: MTISIRPSRPSDFPRTFEIWRSAVVATHDFLTPEDFAAIEVLVRDQYLPAAEFWIAADENDQALAFMGMSGAQIDSLFVHADARGAGVGRRLIEHAMSLHPVLTVDVNEQNVSGAGFYRRMGFEVVGRSPVDDAGRPYPLLHLKRG, from the coding sequence ATGACCATCTCCATCCGCCCCTCCCGTCCATCCGATTTTCCGCGCACCTTCGAGATCTGGCGTAGCGCCGTCGTTGCCACCCATGATTTCCTGACGCCGGAGGATTTTGCTGCAATCGAGGTGCTGGTGCGCGACCAGTATCTGCCGGCCGCCGAGTTCTGGATTGCCGCGGACGAAAATGACCAGGCGCTCGCTTTCATGGGCATGAGCGGGGCGCAGATCGACTCGCTCTTCGTCCATGCCGACGCGCGCGGCGCAGGTGTCGGCCGGCGGCTGATCGAGCATGCGATGAGCCTGCATCCGGTGCTGACGGTCGATGTCAACGAGCAGAATGTGTCGGGCGCCGGTTTCTATCGGCGGATGGGTTTTGAGGTGGTCGGGCGTTCGCCTGTCGATGATGCGGGCCGGCCCTATCCGCTGCTGCATCTCAAGCGCGGCTGA
- a CDS encoding ABC transporter substrate-binding protein encodes MSINKLKLALAATGLVLAASTGSASASYCGDGKTVMFAGIDWESGAFITEVMKTILSKGYDCQVDSIPGNSVTLEQATANNDVQIFAEEWLGRSDIWNKAVEEKKVVAVGKTFVGASEGWFVPEYVIKGDASRSLEAKAPDLKSVSQLSDPKIVELFADPEEPTKGRFLNCPSGWTCEGVSSAKLEAYKLGETYVNFRPGTGTALDSAITSAYLQGEPILFYYWSPTAIMGKFKLVQLEEPAYSEECWKELSSANGKRDQGCAFPSVDVSYGVNSTFAQEAPEIIAILEKATFPLEAVNGSLAYMADNKVDATAAAAEFLKTKADVWGKWVSDEARGKIEASLK; translated from the coding sequence ATGTCGATCAACAAACTGAAACTCGCCCTCGCCGCCACCGGCCTCGTGCTTGCGGCCTCCACCGGCAGCGCCAGCGCTTCCTATTGCGGCGACGGCAAGACCGTCATGTTCGCCGGCATCGACTGGGAAAGCGGCGCCTTTATCACCGAAGTGATGAAGACCATCCTTTCCAAGGGCTACGATTGCCAGGTGGATTCGATCCCCGGCAACTCGGTGACGCTCGAACAGGCAACCGCCAACAACGACGTGCAGATTTTCGCCGAGGAGTGGCTTGGCCGCTCCGATATCTGGAACAAGGCGGTCGAGGAAAAGAAGGTCGTCGCCGTCGGCAAGACCTTCGTCGGCGCCAGCGAAGGCTGGTTCGTGCCGGAATACGTGATCAAGGGCGACGCCTCACGCAGCCTCGAAGCCAAGGCGCCGGACCTGAAGAGCGTCTCGCAGCTCTCCGACCCGAAGATCGTCGAGCTCTTCGCCGATCCGGAGGAGCCGACCAAGGGCCGCTTCCTCAACTGCCCGTCGGGCTGGACCTGCGAGGGCGTGAGCTCCGCCAAGCTCGAAGCCTACAAGCTCGGTGAGACCTACGTGAACTTCCGTCCCGGCACCGGCACGGCACTCGATTCCGCCATCACGTCCGCCTATCTCCAGGGCGAGCCGATCCTCTTCTACTACTGGTCGCCGACCGCGATCATGGGCAAGTTCAAGCTCGTGCAGCTTGAGGAGCCGGCCTATAGTGAAGAATGCTGGAAAGAGCTTTCGAGCGCCAACGGCAAGCGTGACCAGGGCTGCGCCTTCCCATCGGTGGACGTCTCCTATGGCGTCAACAGCACCTTCGCGCAGGAAGCCCCCGAGATCATCGCCATCCTCGAAAAGGCGACCTTCCCGCTCGAAGCCGTCAACGGCAGCCTCGCCTACATGGCCGACAACAAGGTCGATGCGACGGCGGCCGCCGCCGAATTCCTGAAGACCAAGGCAGATGTCTGGGGCAAGTGGGTTTCGGACGAAGCCCGCGGCAAGATCGAAGCCAGCCTGAAGTAA
- a CDS encoding glycine betaine/L-proline ABC transporter ATP-binding protein has protein sequence MADIEIRNVYKIFGQDAKAALAMAKEGLNKSEILARSGCSVGLNNVSLTIGAGKIFVIMGLSGSGKSTLVRHINRLIEPTSGEVAFDGNNILDLDAKALRTFRMHRVSMVFQSFALMPHRTVLQNVVYGQRVRGLPKAEARDIGMKWIETVGLAGYDAKFPHQLSGGMKQRVGLARALAADTDVILMDEAFSALDPLIRADMQDQLLQLQQNLSKTIVFITHDLDEALRIGSEIAILKDGQVVQVGTPDDILQRPANDYVARFVQRRQGRPEAHE, from the coding sequence ATGGCTGATATCGAGATCCGCAACGTCTACAAGATCTTCGGACAGGACGCGAAAGCAGCCCTCGCCATGGCCAAGGAAGGGCTCAACAAGAGCGAAATCCTTGCCCGCTCCGGCTGCAGCGTCGGTCTCAACAATGTCAGCCTGACGATCGGCGCCGGCAAGATCTTCGTGATCATGGGACTTTCCGGCTCCGGCAAGTCGACGCTGGTGCGCCACATCAACCGGTTGATCGAGCCGACCAGCGGCGAAGTGGCCTTCGACGGCAACAACATCCTCGACCTCGACGCCAAGGCGCTGCGGACCTTCCGCATGCACCGCGTCAGCATGGTGTTCCAGAGTTTTGCCCTGATGCCGCACCGCACCGTGCTGCAGAACGTCGTCTACGGCCAGCGCGTGCGCGGCCTGCCCAAGGCCGAGGCCCGCGACATCGGCATGAAATGGATCGAGACGGTCGGCCTTGCCGGCTACGACGCCAAGTTTCCGCACCAGCTTTCGGGCGGCATGAAGCAGCGCGTCGGCCTCGCCCGGGCGCTTGCCGCCGATACCGACGTGATCCTGATGGACGAAGCCTTCTCGGCGCTCGACCCGTTGATCCGTGCCGACATGCAGGACCAGTTGCTGCAGTTGCAGCAGAACCTTTCAAAGACGATCGTCTTCATCACCCACGATCTCGACGAGGCACTGCGCATCGGTTCGGAAATCGCCATCCTGAAGGACGGCCAGGTGGTGCAGGTCGGCACGCCGGACGATATTCTGCAACGGCCGGCCAACGATTATGTTGCCCGCTTCGTGCAACGCCGACAGGGACGACCGGAAGCCCATGAGTGA
- a CDS encoding aminotransferase encodes MVEDALKLRTELPRPDVGAEEARSLLAEHYGLSGTISELGSQQDRNYRLDTGERRYVLKICRAEYEPLEMEAQNAALRHLGNRLPTARVAEVVPSLKGEAIESVAIRGADYRIRLLSYLEGEPLTRRKHLSREAVAALGGLAGQLASALEDFEHPGLERELQWDLRRAGPVVLHLLTDMADQQRKKRIAEVMVGAMRRLQPLTPGLRTQAIHHDVTDDNVVSRPDAAGRAMPDGVIDFGDILNGWLVAELAVTCASLLHHADGDPWFILPAVKAFHAACPLTEVELKALWPLIVARAAVLVASSEHQLSREPDNAYVEGNAAHEREIFEVASSVPSALMEHAILSAVGFAPVSARVTGESLIPGLGPTDVRQIDLSILSPLLPEERWQHQGLPISLLQHAAHAIGIATTRYGEYRMTETLLRSPKPDATFALHVDICLEAGREIVAPFAARIVRQDGLLVLEGAEASLFLEGVEAGADLEDTIVAGAVLGVVSGEQKSYGLIRVQLCREHGLVPPLFVMPHQAAAWKHLCPSPAGILGFECDGPEPHSDTLLARRQQHFARPQKNYYLQPPQIERGWKDHLFDIEGRSYLDMVNNVTILGHGHPRLAAAVGRQWSLLNTNSRFHYASVAEFSTRLAALAPDGLDTVFLVNSGSEANDLALRLAWAYSGARNVVSLLEAYHGWTVASDAVSTSIADNPQALETRPAWVHPVTAPNTYRGEFRGADTTDSYVRSVVKKLTELDAADEKLAGFICEPVYGNAGGIPLPKGYLDAVYAMVRARGGVCIADEVQVGYGRLGDYFWGFEEQGVVPDIITVAKGMGNGHPLGAVITRREIADALEKEGYFFSSSGGSPVSSVVGQVVLDILTEERLPENAQVVGGYLKARLEALGQRFPLIGAVHGMGLYLGVEFVRDRETLSPATEETAAICDRLLDLGVIMQPTGDHLNVLKIKPPLCLSRESADFFTDMLGRVLEEGW; translated from the coding sequence ATGGTTGAGGACGCGCTGAAGCTTCGCACCGAGCTCCCAAGACCCGATGTCGGAGCCGAGGAGGCACGTTCACTGCTCGCCGAACACTATGGCCTGTCGGGTACGATCAGCGAGCTTGGCAGCCAGCAGGACCGCAACTACCGCCTCGACACGGGCGAACGGCGTTATGTTCTGAAAATCTGCCGGGCGGAATACGAGCCGCTGGAAATGGAAGCGCAGAACGCGGCGTTGCGGCATCTCGGCAACCGTCTGCCGACCGCACGCGTTGCGGAAGTCGTGCCCTCTCTCAAGGGCGAGGCGATCGAGAGCGTCGCCATCCGCGGCGCGGATTATCGCATTCGCCTGCTCAGCTATCTCGAAGGCGAACCGCTCACCCGGCGCAAACATCTGTCGCGCGAAGCCGTGGCTGCCCTCGGCGGCCTGGCGGGCCAGCTCGCGTCGGCACTGGAGGACTTCGAGCATCCGGGGCTCGAACGGGAGCTGCAATGGGATCTCAGGCGCGCCGGCCCCGTCGTCCTGCATCTGCTTACTGATATGGCGGACCAGCAGCGCAAGAAGCGCATCGCTGAAGTGATGGTCGGCGCCATGCGGCGGCTGCAGCCGCTCACCCCTGGCCTCAGGACCCAGGCCATCCACCATGACGTCACCGATGACAACGTTGTCAGCCGGCCCGACGCGGCCGGCCGGGCGATGCCGGACGGCGTGATCGATTTCGGCGATATCCTCAATGGCTGGCTGGTCGCCGAACTTGCCGTCACCTGCGCCTCGCTGCTGCATCATGCGGATGGCGACCCCTGGTTCATCCTGCCGGCGGTCAAGGCGTTTCATGCGGCATGCCCGCTGACCGAGGTGGAACTGAAGGCGCTCTGGCCGCTGATCGTCGCGCGCGCTGCAGTGCTGGTTGCAAGCTCCGAACACCAGCTCTCCCGCGAGCCCGACAACGCTTATGTCGAGGGCAATGCCGCGCATGAGCGGGAGATCTTCGAGGTCGCCTCGTCGGTGCCTTCGGCGCTGATGGAGCACGCCATTCTTTCAGCCGTCGGCTTCGCGCCGGTCTCGGCCCGGGTGACCGGTGAGAGCCTGATCCCGGGGCTCGGCCCCACGGACGTGCGCCAGATCGACCTCTCGATCCTGAGCCCGCTTTTGCCGGAGGAGCGCTGGCAGCACCAGGGATTGCCGATCTCGCTCCTCCAGCACGCCGCGCATGCAATCGGCATCGCGACGACGCGCTACGGCGAATACCGGATGACGGAGACCCTGCTGCGGTCACCGAAGCCCGATGCCACCTTTGCCTTGCATGTCGATATCTGCCTGGAGGCCGGGCGCGAGATTGTCGCTCCCTTTGCCGCTCGTATCGTCCGGCAGGACGGGCTGCTGGTGCTCGAGGGGGCTGAGGCGAGCCTGTTTCTCGAGGGCGTGGAAGCCGGTGCCGATCTTGAGGACACGATCGTTGCTGGTGCCGTGCTCGGCGTCGTCTCCGGCGAACAGAAGTCCTACGGCCTGATCCGTGTCCAGCTTTGCCGCGAGCATGGCCTCGTGCCGCCGCTTTTCGTCATGCCGCATCAGGCGGCGGCGTGGAAGCACCTATGCCCGTCACCGGCCGGCATCCTCGGCTTCGAATGCGATGGGCCGGAGCCGCACAGCGATACACTGCTCGCCCGCCGCCAGCAGCACTTCGCCAGGCCGCAGAAGAACTATTACCTGCAACCGCCGCAGATCGAGCGCGGCTGGAAGGACCATTTGTTCGATATCGAGGGCCGCAGCTATCTCGACATGGTCAACAACGTCACCATTCTCGGCCATGGGCATCCCCGGCTTGCCGCCGCGGTCGGGCGGCAATGGTCGCTGCTCAACACCAATTCGCGCTTCCACTATGCCTCCGTCGCCGAATTCTCGACGCGGCTTGCAGCCCTCGCGCCGGATGGGCTCGACACGGTGTTCCTCGTCAACAGCGGCTCGGAGGCGAACGATCTGGCGCTGCGGCTTGCTTGGGCCTATTCCGGCGCGCGCAACGTCGTGAGCCTGCTCGAGGCCTATCACGGCTGGACGGTCGCGAGCGATGCGGTGTCGACCTCGATCGCCGACAATCCGCAGGCGCTCGAAACCCGCCCGGCCTGGGTGCATCCGGTCACCGCGCCCAATACTTATCGCGGCGAATTCCGCGGCGCCGACACGACCGACAGCTATGTGCGCTCCGTCGTCAAGAAACTGACCGAACTGGACGCGGCGGACGAGAAGCTCGCGGGCTTCATATGCGAGCCGGTCTACGGCAACGCCGGCGGCATTCCCTTGCCGAAGGGCTATCTCGACGCTGTTTATGCGATGGTGCGGGCGCGTGGTGGCGTTTGCATCGCCGACGAGGTGCAGGTCGGCTACGGCCGGCTCGGCGATTATTTCTGGGGCTTCGAGGAGCAGGGTGTCGTGCCCGATATCATCACGGTCGCCAAGGGCATGGGCAACGGACATCCGCTTGGCGCCGTTATTACCCGCCGCGAGATTGCCGATGCGCTGGAAAAGGAGGGATACTTCTTCTCGTCCTCGGGCGGCAGCCCGGTGAGCTCGGTCGTCGGGCAGGTGGTGCTCGATATCCTGACCGAGGAAAGGCTGCCGGAAAACGCACAGGTGGTCGGCGGCTATCTGAAAGCGCGGCTCGAAGCGCTCGGGCAGCGTTTCCCGCTGATCGGCGCGGTGCACGGCATGGGGCTCTATCTCGGCGTCGAATTCGTGCGCGATCGGGAGACCCTGTCGCCGGCAACCGAAGAGACTGCGGCGATCTGCGACCGCCTGCTCGATCTCGGCGTCATCATGCAGCCGACCGGCGACCACCTGAACGTGCTGAAAATCAAGCCGCCGCTCTGCCTGTCGCGCGAGAGCGCCGACTTCTTCACCGACATGCTGGGCCGCGTGCTGGAGGAAGGCTGGTAA